Proteins encoded by one window of uncultured Celeribacter sp.:
- a CDS encoding HlyD family efflux transporter periplasmic adaptor subunit — translation MRFLRRSLIGLFLTCATLALLVGAGYRVYSAYQARLAADSMPPQVRERQFAVNVTEVVPQRLTPMLTSYGQIAARQSLELRAPDAGRIVELSEAFEEGGAVTAGEVILKIDTEDADAALRVARADLLEAEADLRDAERARTIAADDLKAARAQLDLRQAALDRQQSLFERGVGSASSVEEAALTHAAAGQSVLSKRQALADAEAAVDGAKTSVLRAEIDRDNMQRTLDDMTITAAFGGVLSEVSGALGTLLSTNEQFATLINPDELEVAFRISTEQYARLVTDRARLPQMEVTVTLDVAGLDLKATGRVVRESAAVATGQSGRTLYARLDDVLGFRPGDFVTVELEEPELERVALVPASAVGGNNTVLAVTDQSRLEEIAVSVLRRQGDDVIIGVDGLVGRQVVSERTPLLGAGIRVRVNGAEGSAQGGAGADMIALTDERRAALLAFVASNDKMSDEMRLRVQEQLAADRVPADLIERLEQRMGS, via the coding sequence CGCCCTATTGGTGGGGGCCGGATATCGGGTCTACTCTGCCTATCAGGCCCGTCTGGCCGCCGATAGCATGCCGCCGCAGGTGCGTGAACGTCAGTTTGCGGTCAATGTCACGGAGGTGGTACCGCAGCGGCTCACTCCCATGCTCACCAGCTACGGTCAGATCGCCGCGCGCCAAAGCCTTGAGCTGCGCGCGCCGGATGCCGGGCGGATTGTCGAGCTGTCCGAGGCGTTCGAAGAGGGCGGGGCGGTCACGGCGGGCGAAGTGATCCTGAAAATCGACACCGAAGATGCCGATGCCGCGCTGCGTGTGGCCCGCGCCGATTTGTTGGAGGCCGAAGCCGATCTGCGTGACGCCGAACGCGCCCGCACCATCGCCGCTGACGATCTGAAGGCCGCCCGCGCGCAGCTCGATCTGCGCCAAGCGGCTCTGGACCGTCAGCAAAGTCTGTTTGAGCGCGGCGTAGGCAGTGCAAGCTCGGTCGAAGAGGCCGCGCTGACCCATGCCGCCGCCGGTCAATCCGTTTTGTCGAAACGTCAGGCTCTGGCGGATGCGGAGGCGGCGGTCGATGGCGCGAAAACCTCGGTGCTGCGCGCCGAGATTGATCGCGACAACATGCAACGCACGCTCGATGACATGACCATCACCGCCGCCTTCGGCGGGGTGCTGAGTGAGGTGTCCGGCGCGCTGGGCACGCTGTTGAGCACCAATGAGCAATTCGCCACGCTGATCAATCCCGATGAGTTGGAAGTGGCATTCCGCATCTCGACCGAACAATACGCCCGGCTGGTCACCGATCGCGCGCGCCTGCCGCAGATGGAGGTTACCGTGACGCTGGATGTGGCTGGTCTCGATCTCAAGGCCACGGGCCGCGTCGTGCGCGAAAGTGCGGCCGTGGCGACGGGGCAAAGCGGGCGCACGCTTTATGCCCGTCTTGACGATGTGCTGGGCTTTCGGCCCGGTGACTTTGTGACGGTGGAGTTGGAAGAACCCGAGCTGGAACGCGTGGCCTTGGTGCCCGCATCGGCGGTGGGCGGCAACAACACGGTGTTGGCGGTGACAGACCAAAGCCGCCTCGAAGAGATTGCCGTTTCCGTACTGCGGCGTCAGGGCGATGATGTGATCATTGGTGTCGATGGTCTGGTCGGTCGTCAGGTCGTCTCTGAACGCACGCCCTTGTTGGGCGCGGGCATCCGGGTCCGGGTAAACGGCGCCGAAGGATCGGCGCAGGGCGGTGCAGGCGCCGATATGATCGCGCTGACCGACGAACGTCGTGCCGCGCTTTTGGCCTTTGTCGCCAGCAATGACAAAATGTCCGACGAGATGCGGTTGCGTGTTCAGGAACAGCTTGCTGCCGACCGCGTGCCCGCTGATCTGATCGAGCGTCTCGAACAACGGATGGGGAGCTAA